A single window of Rhizobium indicum DNA harbors:
- the rpoB gene encoding DNA-directed RNA polymerase subunit beta codes for MAQTLSFNGRRRVRKFFGKIPEVAEMPNLIEVQKASYDQFLMVEEPKGGRPDEGLQAVFKSVFPITDFSGASMLEFVSYEFEPPKFDVDECRQRDLTYAAPLKVTLRLIVFDIDEDTGAKSIKDIKEQSVYMGDMPLMTNNGTFIVNGTERVIVSQMHRSPGVFFDHDKGKSHSSGKLLFAARVIPYRGSWLDIEFDAKDIVYARIDRRRKIPVTSLLMALGMDGEEILDTFYTKSLYKRDGEGWRIPFKPETLKGAKAITEMVDADTGEVVVEAGKKLTPRLLRTLSDKGLKALKAADDDLYGNYLAGDIVNYSTGEIYLEAGDEIDEKTLGIILANGFDEIPVLGIDHINVGAYIRNTLTADKNENRQDALFDIYRVMRPGEPPTMESAEAMFNSLFFDAERYDLSAVGRVKMNMRLDLTVEDTVRILRKDDILAVVRMLVELRDGKGEIDDIDNLGNRRVRSVGELMENQYRLGLLRMERAIKERMSSIEIDTVMPQDLINAKPAAAAVREFFGSSQLSQFMDQVNPLSEITHKRRLSALGPGGLTRERAGFEVRDVHPTHYGRICPIETPEGPNIGLINSLATFARVNKYGFIESPYRRIVDGKVTSDVLYLSAMEEAKYYVAQANAEMNADGSFVDEFVVCRHAGEVMLAPRDSMNLMDVSPKQVVSVAAALIPFLENDDANRALMGSNMQRQAVPLLRAEAPFVGTGMEPVVARDSGAAIGARRGGVVDQVDATRIVIRATEDLEAGKSGVDIYRLQKFQRSNQNTCVNQRPLVTVGDEVNRGDILADGPSTDLGDLALGRNALVAFMPWNGYNYEDSILLSERIVADDVFTSIHIEEFEVMARDTKLGPEEITRDIPNVSEEALKNLDEAGIVYIGAEVQPGDILVGKITPKGESPMTPEEKLLRAIFGEKASDVRDTSMRMPPGTYGTIVEVRVFNRHGVEKDERAMAIEREEIERLAKDRDDEQAILDRNVYGRLIEMLRGQASIAGPKGFKKGAELSNAVVSEYPRSQWWMFAVEDEKVQSELEALRGQYDESKSRLEQRFMDKVEKVQRGDEMPPGVMKMVKVFVAVKRKIQPGDKMAGRHGNKGVVSRIVPVEDMPFLEDGTHVDVVLNPLGVPSRMNVGQILETHLGWACAGMGRQIGELIDAYKANGNIEPLRKTIGDVVGDGPKAEQVHEFDDDSVLRLADQWKRGVSIATPVFDGANEADVNDMLRLAGLKDSGQSTLYDGRTGEQFDRQVTVGYIYMLKLNHLVDDKIHARSIGPYSLVTQQPLGGKAQFGGQRFGEMEVWALEAYGAAYTLQEMLTVKSDDVAGRTKVYEAIVRGDDTFEAGIPESFNVLVKEMRSLGLSVELENTKLDEAQAAQLPDAAE; via the coding sequence ATGGCTCAGACCCTTTCGTTCAACGGTCGTAGGCGCGTACGCAAGTTTTTTGGTAAGATCCCCGAAGTCGCAGAAATGCCGAACCTCATCGAGGTTCAGAAGGCGTCCTACGACCAGTTTCTGATGGTTGAAGAGCCGAAGGGCGGCCGACCCGACGAGGGTCTTCAGGCCGTTTTCAAGTCGGTTTTCCCGATCACCGATTTCTCCGGCGCATCCATGCTGGAATTCGTGTCCTACGAGTTCGAACCGCCGAAGTTTGACGTTGACGAATGCCGTCAGCGCGACCTGACCTATGCAGCGCCGCTGAAGGTGACGCTGCGCCTCATCGTGTTCGATATCGACGAGGATACCGGCGCGAAGTCGATCAAGGACATCAAGGAACAGTCCGTTTACATGGGCGACATGCCGCTCATGACCAACAACGGCACGTTCATCGTCAACGGCACCGAGCGCGTCATCGTCTCCCAGATGCACCGTTCGCCGGGCGTCTTCTTCGACCACGACAAGGGCAAGAGCCATTCGTCCGGCAAGCTGCTCTTTGCTGCGCGCGTCATCCCCTATCGCGGTTCCTGGCTCGATATCGAATTCGACGCCAAGGACATCGTCTATGCTCGTATCGACCGCCGCCGTAAGATCCCTGTCACGTCGCTGCTGATGGCGCTCGGCATGGACGGCGAGGAAATCCTCGACACCTTCTACACGAAGTCGCTCTACAAGCGCGACGGCGAAGGCTGGCGCATTCCCTTCAAGCCGGAAACGCTGAAGGGTGCCAAGGCGATCACCGAGATGGTCGACGCCGATACCGGCGAAGTCGTCGTCGAAGCCGGCAAGAAGCTGACCCCGCGCCTGCTGCGCACACTGTCCGACAAGGGTCTGAAGGCCCTCAAGGCCGCCGACGACGATCTGTATGGCAACTACCTTGCCGGCGATATCGTCAACTACTCGACGGGTGAAATCTACCTCGAGGCCGGCGACGAAATCGACGAGAAGACGCTTGGTATCATCCTGGCGAACGGCTTCGACGAGATCCCGGTTCTCGGCATCGATCACATCAATGTCGGCGCCTATATCCGCAACACGCTGACAGCTGACAAGAACGAGAACCGTCAGGACGCTCTGTTCGACATCTACCGCGTCATGCGTCCGGGTGAGCCGCCGACCATGGAATCGGCCGAAGCCATGTTCAACTCGCTGTTCTTCGATGCGGAGCGTTACGACCTCTCCGCCGTTGGCCGCGTCAAGATGAACATGCGCCTCGACCTGACCGTCGAAGACACCGTCCGCATCCTGCGCAAGGACGACATCCTGGCCGTGGTCAGGATGCTGGTCGAACTGCGCGACGGCAAGGGCGAGATCGACGACATCGACAACCTCGGCAACCGCCGCGTCCGTTCGGTCGGCGAGCTGATGGAAAACCAGTACCGTCTCGGCCTGCTTCGCATGGAGCGCGCGATCAAGGAACGCATGTCCTCGATCGAGATCGACACGGTCATGCCGCAGGATCTGATCAATGCCAAGCCGGCAGCTGCTGCCGTGCGTGAATTCTTCGGTTCCTCGCAGCTTTCGCAGTTCATGGACCAGGTCAACCCGCTCTCGGAAATCACCCACAAGCGCCGTCTTTCGGCTCTTGGCCCGGGCGGTCTGACCCGTGAGCGCGCCGGCTTCGAAGTCCGCGACGTGCATCCGACCCACTATGGCCGCATCTGCCCGATCGAAACGCCGGAAGGCCCGAACATCGGTCTCATCAACTCGCTTGCTACCTTTGCCCGCGTCAACAAGTACGGCTTCATCGAAAGCCCGTACCGCCGCATCGTCGACGGCAAGGTGACGAGCGACGTGCTCTACCTCTCCGCCATGGAAGAGGCGAAGTACTACGTCGCCCAGGCCAACGCCGAGATGAACGCTGACGGTTCCTTCGTCGACGAATTCGTCGTCTGCCGTCATGCCGGCGAAGTCATGCTCGCCCCGCGCGATAGCATGAACCTGATGGACGTCTCGCCGAAGCAGGTCGTTTCGGTCGCAGCCGCGCTTATCCCGTTCCTGGAAAACGACGACGCCAACCGCGCGCTCATGGGCTCGAACATGCAGCGTCAGGCAGTGCCGCTGCTGCGTGCCGAAGCTCCGTTCGTCGGTACCGGCATGGAGCCGGTCGTCGCCCGTGACTCGGGTGCTGCCATCGGCGCCCGCCGCGGCGGCGTGGTCGACCAGGTCGACGCGACGCGTATCGTTATCCGCGCCACGGAAGACCTCGAAGCCGGCAAGTCCGGCGTCGATATCTACCGCCTGCAGAAGTTCCAGCGTTCGAACCAGAACACCTGCGTCAACCAGCGTCCGCTGGTCACCGTCGGTGACGAGGTCAACCGCGGCGACATCCTCGCCGACGGCCCGTCGACCGATCTCGGCGACCTGGCACTCGGCCGCAACGCGCTCGTCGCGTTCATGCCCTGGAACGGCTACAACTACGAAGACTCGATCCTGCTCTCCGAGCGTATCGTCGCCGACGACGTGTTCACCTCCATTCACATCGAGGAATTCGAAGTGATGGCGCGCGACACCAAGCTTGGTCCTGAGGAAATCACCCGCGATATTCCGAACGTTTCGGAAGAAGCGCTGAAGAACCTCGACGAAGCCGGCATCGTCTATATCGGCGCCGAAGTTCAGCCGGGCGATATCCTCGTCGGCAAGATCACACCGAAGGGCGAAAGCCCGATGACGCCGGAAGAAAAGCTTCTGCGCGCCATCTTCGGCGAAAAGGCCTCCGACGTGCGCGACACCTCCATGCGCATGCCGCCCGGCACCTACGGCACCATCGTCGAAGTCCGCGTCTTCAACCGCCACGGCGTTGAAAAGGACGAGCGCGCGATGGCGATCGAGCGCGAAGAAATCGAGCGTCTGGCAAAGGACCGCGACGACGAGCAGGCGATCCTCGACCGTAACGTCTACGGCCGTCTGATCGAGATGCTGCGTGGCCAGGCCTCCATCGCCGGCCCGAAGGGCTTCAAGAAGGGAGCCGAGCTTTCGAACGCCGTCGTCTCCGAATATCCCCGCTCGCAGTGGTGGATGTTTGCGGTCGAAGACGAAAAGGTCCAGAGCGAACTCGAAGCGCTCCGCGGTCAGTACGACGAATCCAAGTCGCGCCTTGAACAGCGCTTCATGGACAAGGTCGAAAAGGTCCAGCGCGGCGATGAAATGCCTCCTGGCGTCATGAAGATGGTCAAGGTCTTCGTCGCCGTAAAGCGCAAGATCCAGCCGGGCGACAAGATGGCCGGCCGTCACGGGAACAAGGGCGTCGTTTCGCGCATTGTGCCGGTGGAGGACATGCCTTTCCTCGAAGACGGTACGCACGTCGACGTCGTTCTGAACCCGCTCGGCGTGCCTTCGCGCATGAACGTCGGCCAGATCCTGGAAACGCATCTGGGTTGGGCTTGCGCCGGCATGGGTCGCCAGATCGGCGAACTGATCGACGCATACAAGGCCAATGGCAACATTGAGCCGCTGCGCAAGACCATCGGCGATGTCGTCGGAGACGGCCCGAAGGCCGAGCAGGTTCATGAGTTCGACGACGACTCGGTTCTGCGTCTCGCCGACCAGTGGAAGCGCGGCGTTTCGATTGCGACGCCTGTTTTCGACGGCGCGAACGAAGCCGACGTCAACGACATGCTGCGTCTGGCAGGTCTCAAGGATAGCGGTCAGTCGACGCTCTATGATGGCCGTACCGGTGAGCAGTTCGACCGTCAGGTGACCGTGGGCTACATCTACATGCTGAAGCTCAACCACTTGGTCGACGACAAGATCCACGCTCGTTCGATCGGTCCTTACTCGCTCGTGACCCAGCAGCCGCTGGGCGGCAAGGCGCAGTTCGGCGGCCAGCGCTTCGGCGAAATGGAAGTCTGGGCGCTCGAAGCATACGGCGCGGCCTACACGCTGCAGGAAATGCTGACGGTGAAGTCGGACGACGTCGCCGGCCGCACCAAGGTCTACGAAGCCATCGTCCGCGGAGACGACACGTTCGAAGCCGGTATTCCGGAAAGCTTCAACGTTCTCGTCAAGGAAATGCGCTCGCTGGGCCTCAGCGTCGAGCTCGAGAACACCAAGCTTGACGAGGCGCAGGCAGCTCAGCTGCCCGACGCGGCCGAGTAA
- the rplL gene encoding 50S ribosomal protein L7/L12: MADLAKIVDDLSSLTVLEAAELSKLLEEKWGVSAAAPVAVAAAAGGAAAAVVEEEKTEFDVILVEAGANKINVIKEVRAITGLGLKEAKDLVEAAPKAVKEGVNKAEAADIKKKLEDAGAKADVK, encoded by the coding sequence ATGGCTGATCTCGCAAAGATCGTTGACGACCTCTCCTCGCTGACCGTTCTGGAAGCTGCAGAACTGTCGAAGCTTCTCGAAGAAAAGTGGGGCGTTTCCGCTGCTGCTCCGGTAGCTGTTGCTGCCGCTGCCGGCGGTGCTGCTGCTGCTGTCGTTGAAGAAGAAAAGACCGAATTCGACGTCATCCTCGTCGAAGCTGGTGCCAACAAGATCAACGTCATCAAGGAAGTCCGCGCCATCACTGGTCTCGGCCTCAAGGAAGCCAAGGATCTCGTTGAAGCCGCTCCGAAGGCTGTCAAGGAAGGCGTCAACAAGGCTGAAGCCGCTGACATCAAGAAGAAGCTTGAAGACGCTGGCGCCAAGGCCGACGTCAAGTAA
- the rplJ gene encoding 50S ribosomal protein L10 encodes MERAEKREFVTELNEVFKASGSVVVAHYAGATVAQMNDFRSKMRAAGGTVKVAKNRLAKIALQGTEAEGMSNLFKGQTLIAYSTDPITAPKVVMDFAKTNDKIIVLGGAMGTTTLNADAVKSLATLPSLDELRAKLLGMIQTPATRIAGVVAAPASQLARVFAAYAKKDEAA; translated from the coding sequence GTGGAAAGAGCGGAAAAACGCGAATTCGTCACGGAACTGAACGAAGTCTTCAAGGCTTCGGGCTCAGTTGTCGTGGCCCACTATGCTGGTGCCACAGTCGCGCAGATGAACGATTTTCGTTCGAAGATGCGCGCAGCTGGCGGTACCGTCAAAGTCGCGAAGAACCGCCTGGCCAAGATTGCCCTTCAGGGTACGGAAGCGGAAGGGATGTCCAATCTCTTCAAGGGTCAGACGCTGATTGCATACAGCACCGATCCGATCACCGCTCCGAAGGTCGTCATGGATTTCGCCAAGACCAATGACAAGATCATTGTTCTGGGCGGCGCCATGGGAACAACCACGCTCAACGCCGATGCAGTCAAGTCGCTTGCGACCCTGCCTTCGCTCGATGAGCTGCGTGCGAAGCTGCTGGGCATGATCCAGACACCGGCTACCCGCATCGCTGGGGTTGTTGCAGCACCGGCAAGCCAGCTTGCCCGCGTGTTTGCGGCCTACGCCAAGAAGGACGAAGCCGCGTAA
- the rplA gene encoding 50S ribosomal protein L1, with amino-acid sequence MAGKRTQKINEGVDPTKLYALTLAIGMVKERAVAKFDETIEVSMNLGVDPRHADQMVRGVVNLPNGTGRTVRVAVFARGAKADEAKAAGADIVGAEDLVEIVQGGKIEFDRCIATPDMMPLVGRLGKVLGPRGMMPNPKVGTVTMDVAGAVKASKGGAVEFRVEKAGIVHAGIGKASFDAKALEENIRAFADAVIKAKPAGAKGNYVKRVAISSTMGPGVKIEPGSVTGAPAA; translated from the coding sequence ATGGCTGGTAAGCGCACACAGAAGATCAACGAAGGTGTTGATCCCACCAAGCTCTACGCTCTGACCCTGGCCATCGGCATGGTCAAGGAACGGGCTGTCGCCAAGTTCGACGAAACCATCGAAGTCTCGATGAACCTCGGCGTCGACCCGCGCCATGCGGACCAGATGGTTCGCGGCGTCGTCAACCTGCCGAACGGCACGGGCCGTACGGTTCGCGTCGCCGTCTTCGCTCGTGGCGCCAAGGCTGACGAAGCCAAGGCCGCCGGTGCCGATATCGTCGGCGCCGAAGACCTCGTCGAAATCGTCCAGGGCGGCAAGATCGAATTCGATCGCTGCATCGCCACCCCCGACATGATGCCGCTCGTCGGCCGTCTCGGTAAGGTTCTTGGCCCCCGCGGCATGATGCCGAACCCGAAGGTCGGCACCGTCACCATGGATGTCGCCGGAGCCGTCAAGGCTTCCAAGGGCGGCGCTGTCGAGTTCCGCGTCGAGAAGGCCGGCATCGTCCATGCCGGTATCGGCAAGGCCTCTTTCGACGCCAAGGCTCTGGAAGAAAACATCCGCGCCTTTGCTGACGCTGTCATCAAGGCGAAGCCGGCTGGCGCCAAGGGCAACTACGTCAAGCGCGTGGCGATTTCCTCGACCATGGGCCCGGGCGTCAAGATCGAGCCCGGCTCGGTCACCGGTGCTCCGGCTGCGTAA
- the rplK gene encoding 50S ribosomal protein L11, whose amino-acid sequence MAKKVAGQLKLQVKAGSANPSPPIGPALGQRGINIMEFCKAFNAATQEMEKGMPIPVVITYYQDKSFTFAMKQPPVSYWLKKEAKITSGSKTPGKGAKAGSLTKAQIKSIAEAKMKDLNAADIEGAMAMIEGSARAMGLEVVG is encoded by the coding sequence ATGGCTAAGAAAGTTGCAGGCCAGCTCAAGCTTCAGGTCAAGGCAGGATCGGCAAACCCGTCCCCGCCGATTGGTCCGGCGCTTGGTCAGCGTGGCATTAACATCATGGAATTCTGCAAGGCGTTCAATGCCGCCACGCAGGAAATGGAAAAGGGCATGCCGATTCCGGTCGTCATCACCTATTACCAGGACAAGTCCTTCACCTTCGCGATGAAGCAGCCGCCGGTCAGCTACTGGCTGAAGAAGGAAGCGAAGATCACGTCCGGTTCCAAGACGCCCGGCAAGGGCGCCAAGGCCGGCTCCCTCACCAAGGCTCAGATCAAGTCGATCGCAGAAGCCAAGATGAAGGATCTGAACGCAGCGGATATCGAAGGTGCAATGGCGATGATCGAGGGCTCTGCCCGCGCCATGGGCCTGGAAGTGGTGGGTTAA
- the nusG gene encoding transcription termination/antitermination protein NusG, with protein sequence MAARWYIVHAYSNFEKKVAEDIENKARQKGLEHLFEKILVPTEKVVEVRRGRKVDSERKFFPGYVMVRANLTDEAYHLIKNTPKVTGFLGSDNKPVPIPDYEAERILGQVQEGVERPKASITFEIGEQVRVSDGPFASFNGTVQDVDEERSRLKVEVSIFGRATPVELEYAQVEKV encoded by the coding sequence ATGGCGGCACGTTGGTACATCGTCCACGCATATTCAAATTTTGAAAAGAAGGTGGCTGAAGACATCGAGAACAAGGCTCGCCAGAAGGGGCTTGAGCACCTGTTCGAGAAGATCCTCGTGCCGACTGAAAAGGTGGTGGAAGTGCGTCGCGGCCGCAAGGTCGATTCCGAGCGCAAGTTTTTCCCGGGCTATGTCATGGTTCGTGCCAATCTGACGGACGAAGCCTACCACCTGATCAAGAATACGCCGAAGGTCACAGGTTTCCTCGGCTCCGACAATAAGCCCGTTCCGATTCCGGATTATGAAGCCGAGCGCATTCTCGGTCAGGTCCAGGAAGGTGTCGAGCGGCCGAAGGCCTCCATTACCTTCGAGATCGGCGAGCAGGTCCGCGTTTCCGACGGTCCGTTCGCGTCGTTCAACGGCACGGTTCAGGATGTGGACGAAGAACGTTCGCGCCTGAAAGTGGAAGTGTCGATCTTCGGCCGCGCAACGCCGGTCGAGCTGGAATACGCTCAGGTCGAGAAGGTCTGA
- the secE gene encoding preprotein translocase subunit SecE, translated as MASKSNPFAFLQQVRSETSKVTWPSRRETMISTVMVLVMVVFAALFFFAADQLIGWALSFVLNTGN; from the coding sequence ATGGCATCCAAATCCAATCCGTTTGCGTTTCTGCAGCAGGTTCGCTCCGAGACGTCCAAAGTTACATGGCCGTCGCGCCGCGAGACCATGATCTCGACGGTCATGGTGCTGGTGATGGTGGTTTTCGCCGCGCTGTTTTTCTTTGCCGCTGACCAGCTGATCGGCTGGGCTCTGAGCTTCGTGCTGAATACCGGCAACTGA
- a CDS encoding NAD-dependent epimerase/dehydratase family protein, whose product MKRRILFTGGSGKAGRHAVPWLVNAGYEVHNLDLVPLDSPGVTNLIADITDSGQVFNALSMHRDFPDLDAGRGVQPFDAVVHFAAIPRILIKPDNETFRINTMGTYNVIEAAVKLGIRKIIVASSETTYGVCFAEGHRDFHQFPLEEDYDVNPMDSYGLSKVVNEKTARAFAERSGFDIYALRIGNVIEPDEYEKFPTFFANSEMRKRIAWSYIDARDLGQICHLCIEKDGLGYQVFNAANDTVSANTPSKELAKRFFPNVPFTREIGEYEGLLSNRKIREVLGFKEEHDWRKYVKV is encoded by the coding sequence ATGAAGAGACGTATTCTATTCACCGGCGGTTCGGGCAAGGCAGGTCGCCATGCGGTGCCGTGGCTCGTCAATGCCGGTTACGAGGTTCACAACCTCGATCTCGTGCCGCTGGATAGCCCCGGCGTCACCAATCTCATCGCCGACATCACCGATAGCGGTCAGGTCTTCAACGCGCTCTCGATGCATCGCGATTTTCCCGATCTCGACGCGGGCAGGGGCGTGCAGCCCTTCGACGCCGTCGTGCATTTCGCCGCCATCCCGCGCATCCTGATCAAGCCCGACAACGAAACCTTCCGCATCAACACGATGGGCACCTATAATGTCATCGAGGCGGCGGTGAAGCTCGGCATCCGCAAGATCATCGTCGCATCGAGCGAGACGACTTACGGCGTCTGCTTTGCCGAAGGCCATCGCGATTTCCACCAGTTCCCGCTGGAGGAGGATTATGACGTCAATCCGATGGACTCCTACGGCCTTTCCAAGGTGGTCAACGAAAAGACGGCGCGCGCCTTTGCCGAACGTTCGGGCTTCGACATCTATGCGCTGCGCATCGGCAATGTCATCGAGCCTGACGAATACGAGAAGTTTCCGACCTTTTTCGCCAATTCCGAGATGCGCAAGCGAATCGCCTGGAGCTACATCGACGCCCGCGATCTCGGGCAGATCTGCCATCTCTGCATCGAGAAGGACGGTCTCGGCTACCAGGTTTTCAACGCTGCCAACGACACCGTCTCTGCCAATACGCCATCGAAAGAGCTTGCGAAGCGATTCTTTCCGAACGTGCCCTTCACCCGCGAGATCGGCGAATATGAGGGTCTGCTCTCCAACCGGAAGATCCGCGAGGTGCTGGGTTTTAAGGAAGAACACGATTGGCGGAAATATGTGAAGGTCTGA
- the tuf gene encoding elongation factor Tu: MGKSKFERNKPHVNIGTIGHVDHGKTSLTAAITKYFGEYKAYDQIDAAPEEKARGITISTAHVEYETPARHYAHVDCPGHADYVKNMITGAAQMDGAILVCSAADGPMPQTREHILLARQVGVPAIVVFLNKVDQVDDAELLELVELEVRELLSSYDFPGDDIPIVKGSALAALEDSDKKIGEDAIRELMAAVDAYIPTPERPINLPFLLPIEDVFSISGRGTVVTGRVERGIVKVGEEVEIVGIRPTTKTTVTGVEMFRKLLDQGQAGDNIGALIRGVTRDGVERGQILCKPGSVKPHKKFMAEAYILTKEEGGRHTPFFTNYRPQFYFRTTDVTGIVTLPEGTEMVMPGDNVTVSVELIVPIAMEEKLRFAIREGGRTVGAGIVASIVE, from the coding sequence ATGGGAAAGAGTAAGTTTGAGCGCAACAAGCCGCACGTCAACATTGGCACGATTGGCCACGTTGACCACGGCAAGACGTCTCTGACGGCAGCGATCACGAAGTACTTCGGTGAGTACAAGGCGTACGACCAGATCGACGCGGCTCCGGAAGAAAAGGCGCGTGGCATCACGATTTCGACGGCTCACGTTGAATACGAGACGCCGGCCCGCCACTACGCCCACGTCGACTGCCCCGGCCACGCCGACTACGTCAAGAACATGATCACCGGTGCTGCCCAGATGGACGGCGCGATCCTGGTGTGCTCGGCCGCTGACGGCCCGATGCCGCAGACGCGCGAACACATCCTGCTGGCTCGCCAGGTCGGCGTTCCGGCAATCGTTGTGTTCCTGAACAAGGTCGACCAGGTTGACGACGCCGAGCTTCTCGAACTGGTCGAGCTCGAAGTTCGTGAACTGCTGTCGTCCTACGACTTCCCGGGCGACGATATCCCGATCGTCAAGGGTTCGGCGCTTGCTGCTCTCGAAGATTCGGACAAGAAGATCGGCGAAGACGCGATCCGCGAACTGATGGCTGCTGTCGACGCCTACATCCCGACGCCTGAGCGTCCGATCAACCTGCCGTTCTTGCTGCCGATCGAAGACGTGTTCTCGATCTCTGGCCGCGGTACGGTTGTGACCGGCCGCGTCGAGCGTGGCATTGTCAAGGTTGGCGAAGAAGTCGAGATCGTCGGCATCCGCCCGACGACGAAGACGACGGTGACCGGCGTTGAAATGTTCCGCAAGCTGCTCGATCAGGGCCAGGCTGGCGACAACATCGGCGCGCTGATCCGCGGCGTTACCCGTGACGGCGTTGAGCGTGGCCAGATTCTGTGCAAGCCGGGTTCGGTCAAGCCGCACAAGAAGTTCATGGCTGAAGCCTACATCCTGACGAAGGAAGAGGGCGGCCGTCATACGCCGTTCTTCACCAACTACCGTCCGCAGTTCTACTTCCGCACGACCGACGTGACCGGCATCGTAACGCTGCCGGAAGGCACGGAGATGGTCATGCCGGGCGACAACGTCACGGTATCGGTCGAGCTGATCGTTCCGATCGCGATGGAAGAAAAGCTGCGCTTCGCGATCCGCGAAGGCGGCCGCACCGTCGGCGCCGGTATCGTCGCGTCGATCGTCGAGTAA
- the rlmB gene encoding 23S rRNA (guanosine(2251)-2'-O)-methyltransferase RlmB: MSKDNKSGGKTATDPSAKDTHYATLRRAHRDAKRERGEIPTPQPQKRKRGGEDWKPPALAPDQVHLYGLHTVRAALDNPERKKIKLFVTQNALARLEVDVEALGIPFEIVSPQEIDKVLGPEAIHQGVMLETRPLPVRRLEALKESPLLLVLDQVTDPHNVGAIMRSAVAFNAGAVITTQRYSPTESGVLAKSASGALELIPYIQVTNLADALGELHKLGFSTIGLDSEGPAPLEGTFSGQKVALVLGSEGKGLRQKTRETVNALARLDMPGSIKSLNVSNAAAIALYAARLHLKA, encoded by the coding sequence ATGAGCAAAGACAACAAATCCGGCGGCAAGACCGCGACAGACCCATCTGCCAAGGATACGCATTACGCCACTCTGCGGCGCGCCCACCGCGACGCCAAGCGCGAACGCGGGGAGATTCCGACACCTCAGCCGCAGAAGCGAAAGCGCGGCGGCGAAGACTGGAAGCCGCCGGCGCTTGCGCCCGACCAGGTGCATCTCTATGGCCTGCATACGGTGCGCGCAGCGCTCGACAATCCCGAGCGCAAGAAGATCAAGCTGTTCGTGACTCAGAATGCGCTGGCGCGCCTCGAAGTCGACGTCGAGGCGCTCGGCATTCCCTTCGAGATCGTTTCGCCGCAGGAGATCGACAAGGTGCTCGGCCCCGAGGCGATCCATCAGGGCGTCATGCTGGAAACACGGCCGCTTCCGGTACGCCGGCTCGAAGCACTGAAGGAAAGTCCTCTCCTGCTCGTCCTCGATCAGGTGACCGATCCGCACAATGTCGGCGCGATCATGCGCTCGGCCGTCGCCTTCAATGCCGGCGCGGTAATCACCACGCAGCGATACAGCCCGACCGAATCGGGCGTGCTCGCCAAGTCCGCCTCCGGCGCGCTGGAACTGATACCTTATATACAGGTCACCAATCTCGCCGATGCACTCGGTGAATTGCACAAGCTCGGTTTCTCCACCATCGGCCTTGATTCGGAAGGGCCGGCGCCACTCGAAGGCACCTTCTCGGGCCAGAAGGTGGCGCTCGTGCTCGGCTCCGAGGGCAAGGGACTTCGGCAGAAGACGCGGGAAACCGTCAACGCACTTGCCCGTCTCGACATGCCGGGCTCGATCAAATCGCTCAACGTCTCGAATGCGGCAGCAATCGCGCTTTATGCGGCGCGGCTTCACCTGAAGGCATAG